In Arthrobacter sp. Marseille-P9274, the following are encoded in one genomic region:
- a CDS encoding AAA family ATPase, translating into MADRPDFHIITGGPGSGKTTLIDALAAQGFHHMPEAGRAIIRDQIAIGGGALPWADRGAFAELMLSWELRSWHEAHDRKGPVIFDRGVPDVSGYLRLCGLPVPSHVERAAEMFRYQRRVFIAPPWREIFGQDTERKQDFAEAQATYEAMVTVYADLGYELVSLPLAPVAERVRFVRARMWRVDD; encoded by the coding sequence ATGGCTGACCGGCCCGATTTTCATATCATCACTGGTGGTCCCGGTTCGGGTAAAACCACATTGATCGACGCCCTGGCGGCGCAAGGCTTCCACCATATGCCCGAAGCCGGTCGCGCCATCATTCGCGATCAGATCGCCATTGGCGGCGGCGCCCTGCCATGGGCCGATCGCGGGGCCTTCGCTGAACTGATGCTGAGCTGGGAATTACGATCCTGGCATGAAGCGCATGACCGAAAAGGCCCGGTGATCTTCGATCGCGGCGTTCCTGATGTGTCGGGCTATCTGCGCCTGTGCGGCTTGCCCGTTCCTTCCCATGTCGAGCGCGCGGCCGAGATGTTCCGCTACCAGCGCCGGGTATTCATCGCCCCGCCCTGGCGCGAGATTTTCGGGCAGGACACGGAGAGGAAGCAGGATTTTGCAGAGGCGCAAGCGACCTATGAGGCGATGGTCACGGTCTATGCCGATCTCGGCTATGAGCTTGTGTCCCTGCCTCTCGCCCCGGTTGCTGAAAGAGTGCGCTTTGTGCGCGCACGGATGTGGAGGGTAGATGACTGA